The window TCAGAAGGTGATGCGACACGATCCCGCCGACCCCGAGTGGACGGGCCGCGACCGCTTCGTCCTCTCCCCCGGCCACACCTCGCTGACCCTCTACACCCAGCTCCATCTCGCCGGGTACGAGCTGGAGCTGGAGGACCTCAAGGCGTTCCGGACGCACGGTTCGAAGACGCCGGGCCATCCCGAGTACGGGCACACGGCCGGTGTGGAGACCACCACCGGTCCGCTGGGCCAGGGCGTCGCCAACGCCGTGGGCATGGCGATGGCCGCCCGCTACGAGCGCGGTCTGTTCGACCCGGACGCGCCCGAGGGGGCGTCCCCGTTCGACCACACCATCTGGGCGATCGTCTCCGACGGCGACCTGGAGGAGGGCATCTCGGCGGAGGCCTCGTCGCTGGCGGGCCATCAGCAGCTGGGCAACCTGGTCTTCCTGTACGACGACAACCACATCTCCATCGAGGGCGACACGGCCACCGCGTTCTCCGAGGACGTGCTCAAGCGGTACGAGGCGTACGGCTGGCACGTCCAGCGGATCGACCCCGCGTTCAACGGCAACATCGACGTGCACGCCCTGCACGACGCGCTGCTGGCCGCGCGGGAGGAGACCTCGCGCCCCTCGATCATCGCGATGCGCACGATCATCGCCTGGCCGGCGCCGAACGCGCAGAACACCGAGGCCGCGCACGGCTCGGCGCTCGGCGCGGACGAGGTCGCCGCCACCAAGCGGGTCCTCGGCTTCGACGCGGAGAAGACCTTCGCCGTCGCCGACGACGTGCTCGCCCACACCCGGCGGGCACTCGACCGGGGCGCCGAGGCGCACGCCGCCTGGGACAGGCGGATCGCCGAGTGGCGTGCCGCCTCACCCGAACGGGCCGGCCTGTTCGACCGGGTGGTCGCGGGCCGGCTGCCCGAGGGCTGGGAGCAAGCGTTGCCCGTCTTCGAGGAGGGCACGTCGGTGGCGACCCGTGCCGCGTCCGGCAAGGTCCTCCAGGCGCTGGGCGCGGTGATCCCGGAGCTGTGGGGCGGCTCCGCCGACCTCGCCGGTTCCAACAACACCACGATCGACAAGACGTCGTCGTTCCTCCCCGCGGACAACCCGCTGCCGGAGGCGGACCCCTACGGGCGCACGATCCACTTCGGCATCCGTGAGCACTCCATGGCCGCGGAGATGAACGGCATCGCGCTGCACGGCAACACCCGTATCTACGGCGGCACGTTCCTGGTGTTCTCCGACTACATGCGCAACGCCGTACGCCTGTCGGCGCTGATGCATCTGCCGGTGACGTACGTGTGGACGCACGACTCCATCGGTCTCGGCGAGGACGGCCCCACCCACCAGCCGGTCGAGCACCTGGCCTCGCTGCGGGCGATCCCGGGCCTGAACGTGGTCCGCCCGGCCGATGCCAACGAGACGGCGATCGCCTGGCGCGAGATCCTCAAGCGCTGGACCAAGGAGTTCGGCAAGGGCGCCCCGCACGGTCTGGCGCTGACCCGTCAGGGTGTGCCGACGTACGAGGCCGACGAGAATGCCGCCAAGGGCGGTTACGTG is drawn from Streptomyces bottropensis ATCC 25435 and contains these coding sequences:
- the tkt gene encoding transketolase, with the protein product MNWTELDRRAVDTARLLAADAVQKAGNGHPGTAMSLAPVAYTLFQKVMRHDPADPEWTGRDRFVLSPGHTSLTLYTQLHLAGYELELEDLKAFRTHGSKTPGHPEYGHTAGVETTTGPLGQGVANAVGMAMAARYERGLFDPDAPEGASPFDHTIWAIVSDGDLEEGISAEASSLAGHQQLGNLVFLYDDNHISIEGDTATAFSEDVLKRYEAYGWHVQRIDPAFNGNIDVHALHDALLAAREETSRPSIIAMRTIIAWPAPNAQNTEAAHGSALGADEVAATKRVLGFDAEKTFAVADDVLAHTRRALDRGAEAHAAWDRRIAEWRAASPERAGLFDRVVAGRLPEGWEQALPVFEEGTSVATRAASGKVLQALGAVIPELWGGSADLAGSNNTTIDKTSSFLPADNPLPEADPYGRTIHFGIREHSMAAEMNGIALHGNTRIYGGTFLVFSDYMRNAVRLSALMHLPVTYVWTHDSIGLGEDGPTHQPVEHLASLRAIPGLNVVRPADANETAIAWREILKRWTKEFGKGAPHGLALTRQGVPTYEADENAAKGGYVLFEASNGAPEVVLVATGSEVHVAVEARERLEADGVATRVVSMPCVEWFEEQDQGYRESVLPPSVKARVAVEAGIGLTWHKYVGDAGRIVSLEHFGASADGKVLFQEFGFTAQNVAAVAQESLAAAQR